In the Verrucomicrobiota bacterium genome, TCCTCAATTCGTTGTGCAGAGGATGGAGGCTCTGCAGGCCTATACGATCATGTCAATAAGCGGACATGGTGAGATTGCCCCGAAAAATGGAGACCCGTTGTGCTTAGGTTATTTTATTATACCGTTATTGTCGGGGTATCAATCTGGTTTGGTTTCTGGAAAGAACTGTTAGTACTCTGGATAATTCCCTTGTTGATAGTGTTACCGGCTATTGTTCGGTTCAGCGCGATTTGTGAACACAAGTACGATATTGCAAGCGGTAAAATCGAAGAATCAACCGCAACGATAATCCCTTTCTGGTGGGAGCGATTATTGTTCCCACGGCTTCATTTCAATTACCACATCTACCATCACTATTATCCCGGGGTTGCATTCACGCATTTACCGGAAGTGCATCGCATTTTTCAAAAGGAAGGCCTGGTTGATGAAAGCAATATTTTTCGAGGTTACCATGCCTATTTCAA is a window encoding:
- a CDS encoding fatty acid desaturase, whose translation is MLRLFYYTVIVGVSIWFGFWKELLVLWIIPLLIVLPAIVRFSAICEHKYDIASGKIEESTATIIPFWWERLLFPRLHFNYHIYHHYYPGVAFTHLPEVHRIFQKEGLVDESNIFRGYHAYFKHLLER